From Micromonospora echinaurantiaca:
CCGTCACCATCATCATGCGGACACACCAACCACGCGTCGAACGACCCCACCAACGCCTCGACCCGCGCATGCACCGCCCGCATCTGCGCCTCGGTGAAGAACCCCCGCGCCAACCCCGACTGGTTCGTCACCACCGCCAACCGCAAACCCGCCGCCCGCAACCGATCCAACGCCACCCGCGCCCCCGGCACCGGCCGCACCTTCTCCGGATCACCGTTGAACGGCACGTCCTCCACCAACGTGCCGTCCCGATCCAGCAACACCGCGTCGAACAGGACGGGCCCGGACCGGTCAGCACCGGCGTTCACCCCGGCTGACCTGCGCTGATCCGGCTCCACCTGGTCCTGTCGCACGGCGGGCGGGTTCCCTGCGCCCCGGGGAGTAAACATCATCTTCGACGCGGTGCCGCACCGCGTACGCCCCGGGCGCCCGCACATCCGCCCGCGCTGGCCTTACCCGTCGCCCCGGAGAAGCTAACCCGACACGATCGTTAGCGGAGCCGGTGACGCGGGTATGGGGGCGCAGTGGCGATTGTGGAGAAAGTGATCGACGCACCGCCGGAGCAGGTGTGGGCGGTGCTGGCCGACGGCTGGACGTACAGCGACTGGGTGGTCGGGACGGTACACGTCCGCGACGTGGACGACGACTGGCCGCGGGTGGGCAGCGAACTGCATCACCGGGCCGGGCCGTGGCCGTTCTCGCTGGAGGACTCCTCGACGGTGCTCGGCTGCGAACCGCCGCAGCGGCTCACCATCAGGGCGGGGCTCTGGCCCGCCGGTGAGGCGATCGTGGCCTTCACCCTGGAGCCGCTCGGCGACGGTGCGACCCGGGTCCGCATCGGCGAGGACTTCGCGGCCGGACCGCTGCGCTGGGTGCGCAACAAGCTCAACGACCTGGTGCTGCACCAGCGCAACAAGGAGACGCTCAACCGGCTGGCCGACATCGCCACCCGGCAGAAGGCGGACGAATGACGCAGACCGTGGTGGTGACCGGGGCGAGCGCGGGCGTGGGCCGGGCGGTGGCCCGGGCGTACGCCGCGCGGGGCGCCCGGCTGGCGCTGCTGGCCCGGGGCGCGGCCGGACTGGCCGCCGCGGAGCGGGACTGCCGGGCCCTGGGCGCCGCCGACGTCCGCACCCACCGGGTCGACGTGGCCGACGCCGGCGCGGTGCAGCGGGCCGCCGACGACGTGGTGCACCGGCACGGCGGCATCGACGTGTGGGTCAACAACGCGATGGTCTCGGTCTTCGCGCCGGCGTGGGAGATCACCGCCGCGGAGTTCCGGCGGGTCACCGAGGTGAACTACCTCGGCACGGTGCACGGCACGCTGGCCGCGCTGCGGCACATGCGGGCGCACGGCCGGGGCGCGATCGTGCAGGTCGGCTCCGCGCTCGCCTACCGGGGGATCCCGCTGCAGTCGGCGTACTGCGCGGCGAAGCACGCCGTGCAGGGCTTCAACGACTCGCTCCGGGCCGAGCTGCTGCACGACTGCCCGGGGGTCACGCTGTCGATGGTGCAGCTGCCGGCGATCAACACCCCGCAGTTCTCCTGGGTACGCACCCGCCTCCCCCGCCACCCACAGCCGGTGCCGCCGATCTTCGCCCCGGAGGTGGCCGCCCGCGCCATCCTGTGGGCGGCCGACCACCACCCGCGCGAGCTGAACGTGGGCGGGCCGACCTGGCGGGCCCGCCTCGGGGACGCCCTGCTGCCCGGCCTGCTCGACCGCAAACTGGCCCGCGACGGCTACGACAGCCAGCAGACCGGCACCCCGGTCGACCCGGCCACCTGGCGGGACAACCTCGACCATCCCGGCGACGACGAGCGGGACCGGGGCGCGGCCGGCGTCTTCGCCGACCGGGCCCGCGGCAGGTCCGCCGCGCTCTGGGTCGGTACGCACAAGCCCGCCGTCTCCGGCCTGGTCCTCGCCGCTGTCGGGCTCGCTCTCACCGGGCTGGCTCGCCGCCGTCACTGACCGACAGCCGGCGCGCTGCCGGCCGACGTTCAGCCCGGCGCCGACCGCCCGGACGGGGGAGCCTTTTCCACCCGGATGTGGCAAGTGGCTACCCTCTCAGGGAGCCCTGTCCGCAAACCGAGGATGTCCGACATGATCGAACCCGTGCAGTTGCCCTCGCCCTGGCGGGACGCACGCCTGACCGTCGTGGTCCCCACCTACAACGAGGCGGGCAACCTTCCGGCGCTGGTCGAGCGGCTCATCGCCCTGCCGCTGCCGGGTCTGAAGATCCTGGTGGCGGACGACAACTCGCCCGACGGCACCGGCGAGGTGGCCGACAAGCTGGCGATCGAGCACCCGGAGCGGATCGAGGTCGTGCACCGGGCCGGCAAGGAGGGCCTCGGCCGGGCGTACGTGGACGGCATCGGGCGGGCGCTCGACGGCGGCGCCGAGTACGTGGCGCAGATGGACGCCGACCTGTCGCACCCGCCGGAGGCGCTGCCCGGCATGCTCGGCGCGCTGCTCTCCACCCAGGCCGGCGTGGTGATCGGCTCCCGGTACGTGCCGGGTGGCGAGCTGGACGAGAACTGGCCGCTGTACCGGCGGGCGCTCAGCGGCTGGGCGAACCTCTACGTGCACACCCTGCTGCGGGTGCGGATCCGCGACCTCACCGCCGGCTTCAAGATCTGGCGGGCGGACGCGCTGCGGGACATCGGGCTGGAGCGGGTGCAGTCCAACGGCTACAGCTTCCAGGTGGAGATGCACTACCTCGCCACCAAGCTGGGGCACACCATCCTGGAGGTGCCGATCCGCTTCGAGGAGCGGCGCGACGGCACGTCCAAGATGACCACCGCCACCAAGATCGAAAGCGCGCTGATGCCGTTCAAGCTGCGCAGCAAGCACCGCCACATCGAGCGCTGACCCGGCGGCCGGGTCGACGCGGGCAACCGGCCGCCGCTGATCCGTCCTCGACATCAGCTCCACAGGGTCCGGCCGGGCATCGGACGCCACGGCCTGCCGAGTTCGGCCGCGCCGCCTCCGCCGTGCGCCACCGCTCAGCCGGGCCACGACGTCGCCCGGCTGGCCGGCGGTGGACCGGTCCGTCGGGTGGGTCAGTGGTAGACGGCACGGTGGGCGGCGTCGACGACCGCCGCGTACAGCCGGCCGGTGCCGGCCCGGTCGCGGGCCAGCGCGGCCCGCGCGGCGTTCGCGCCCGGCGCGCCGTGCACCCCGCCGCCGGGGTGCGCCGACGCGCTGGCCAGGAACAACCGGTCCACCGGCGTGTCCGCGCGACCCAGGCCGGGGATCGGGCGCAGGAACAGCTGCTGGTACGCGGCCGAGGTGCCGCCGCCCACCGCGCCGCCGACCAGGCTCGGATCGCCCGCCTCCAGGTCGGCCGGCCCGGCCACGTGCCGGCCGACGATCAGGCTGCGAAAACCGGGGGCGGCCGCCTCCAGCACGTCCTCCATCCGCTCCACCTGCGTGGCGATCTCCTCCGCCCGCCAGTGTCGGCGGAACGGCAGGTGGGTGTACGACCAGAGCGACTCGGTGCCCGGCGGCGAGTGGCTCGGCTCGGCCACCGACATCTGCCCGACCAGCAGGAACGGGTCGCGCGGCAGCTCGGAGCGGGCCAGCGCGGCGGCGTAGCTGGTCAGCCCGTCCAGGTCCGTGCGGAGGTGGACGGTGCCGGCGGTGGCCACCGCCGGGTTGCTCCACGGCACCGGCGCCGACAGCGCCCAGTCCACCTTCAGCGTCGAGCCGTCCCAGCGGAAGTGCGCCAGGTCCTCCACCAGCCGGGGCGGCAGCGCCGCCGCGCCGACCAGGTCGAGGTAGAGCGCCGGGGCCGGCACGTCGGCGAGCACCGCACGGCGGGCCCGCCACAGCGACCCGCCGACCGTGCGCACCCCCATCGCCCGGCCGCGGGCGGTCAGCACCCGGTCCACCCGGGCGCCGTAGAGGATCCGCCCACCCCGCTCGGTCAGCCGGTCCACCAGCGCGTCGGTGATCCGCTGCGCACCACCGGCCGGCACCGGCCAGCCGACCTGCTGGCCGAGCATCGCCAGCAGCCAGCCGTACACCCCGGAGCCGGCCTCCTCGGGGGACAGGTCGGTGTGCAGGGCGCAGCCGGCCAGCAACGCCGGACCGCCGGCGCCGTCGAAGAGTTCGTCGCCGAGCTTGCGCACCGGCACCACCAGCCGCCGGGCCAGCCGGAGCGCGCCGGCGACCCGCAGCCGGCGCAGCAGCGTGAGGCCGCCGCGCACCGGCGGGAACGGCGTGGTGATGGTGTCCAGCATCGGCTCGGCGACCTCGAGCCAGTCGGTGTACGCGTTCAACCAGCGCTTGCCGTCGCCGGGCGCGAACGCCTCCAGTGAGGCCGCGGTGACCTCCGGGTCCCGGTTGAGCACCGCCGCCCGGTTGTCGGGGAACAGGTGGGCCAGCACGTCCGGGGCGTTCCGCCAGCTCAGGCCGTACCGCTGCAGGTCCAGCCGGCGCAGCACCGGCGAGGCGTAGCCGAGCGGGTAGAACGAGCTGTAGAGGTCGCTCAGGTAGCCGGGGGCGGTCACCTGGGCGGAGCGGACCGCGCCGCCGGGCGCCGCGGTGGCCTCCAGCACCAGGACGTCCCAGCCCGCGTCGGCCAGCATGTTGGCGGCCACCAGGCCGTTGTGGCCGGCCCCCACGACGACGGCGTCCGCGCTTCCCGCGCCGGTGGAACTCATCCGATCCGCCTACCCGACGCGGAACCGGGCGAAACGCGTTTGCCTCGCCCGGGCTGGGGCATCCACTGCCGCATGTACACGGTTGCGCAGCTGATAGGTGGCGTGTGGGGCGCGGGTGGCGAAGGGGGCGAGCTGGTCGTACACGACCCGGCGGACGGCACCCCGGTGACCACCGTGCCGTTGGCCACGGCGGACGAGGTCGGCAAGGCGGTGGAGGCGGCGCGCGGCGTCGCGACGGAGTGGGCGACGAGCGACCCGGCCGAGCGGGCCGCGGCGCTGCACCGGGCGGCGGACGCGGTGGCGGCGGTCGCCGACCAGCTGGCCGAGGCGACCACGGCCGAGATGGGCAAGCCGCTGGCGGACGCCCGCGGCGGCGTCGAGGCGGGAATCGGCACGCTGCGACAGTACGCGGAACTCGCCCCGGTGCGGGGCGGGCGCACCCTGCACGGCGGCCACCACGCGCTCGACTTCATGGTGCCGCAGCCACGCGGCGTGGTCGCCGCGATCACCCCGTGGAACGACCCGGTGGCGGTCTCCTGCGGGCTGCTCGGCGCGGCTCTGGTGACCGGGAACGTGGTGCTCTACAAGCCGAGCGAGCGCACCCCGGCCACCGGCTGGCTGCTGGCGAAGGCGCTGGACAGCGCGCTGCCCGCCGGGGTGCTGTCGCTGCTGACCGGCGGCCCCGAGGTCGGCGCGGCGCTGGCCGCCCAGGAGGTCGACGTGGTGGCCCACGTCGGCTCCACCGCCACCGGCCGGGCGATCGCGGCCGCCGCCGCCGGGACCGGTGCCAAGGTGCTGCTGGAGAACGGCGGCAGCGACCCGCTGGTCGTCGACGCCGACGTCGACCCGGTCTGGGCGGCCGGACAGGCGGCGACCGGGGCGTTCGCCAACGCCGGGCAGATCTGCGTCGCGGTGGAGCGGGTCTACGTGCACCGGGACGTGGCCGAGGACTTCGTCGAGGCGCTGGTGGACCGCGCCCGGGCGCTGCGTACCGGCCCGGGCCGCGACCCGGCGACCGAGCTCGGGCCACTGGTCGACCGGCGGCACCGCGACCACGTGCACGGCCAGGTGACCGCCGCGGTGGCCGAGGGCGCCCGGATCCGCACCGGCGGCACCCTGCCGGAGGGGCCCGGCGCGTTCTACCCGGCGACCGTGCTGGCCGACTGCCGGCACGACATGGCGGTGGTACGCGACGAGACGTTCGGCCCGGTCGTCCCGGTGGTGGTGGTCGACTCGTTCAGCGAGGCGTTGCGCTGCGCCGCCGACTCGCCGTACGGGTTGGCCGCGACGGTGCTGACCGGGTCGATGAGCCACGCCCAACGGGCCTGGCGGGAGCTGCCGGTGGGCACCGTGAAGGTGAACGCGGTCTTCGGCGGGGCGCCGGGCGGTGCCGCGCATCCGCGCCGCGGCAGCGGCCACGGCTTCGGGTACGGCCCGGAACTGCTGGACGAGTTCACCGCGACCAAGGCGGTGCACATCGAGGCACCGGGCGGCGGCCACTGGTGACACCAGGGGCGGCTGTCCGGATTGGATAGCCGCCCCTTTCGTCGTACGCCGGAATCTGTCACCGGCTCCGCGACCGGCCGCTCTCCCGGGCCTTGGCGGTCTGCCGGTTGTTCGCCTTCTCGATCGCCTTGACCAGTTCCGGCTTGGTCATGCTGGACCGGCCGGGGACGTCGAGCTTGCGGGCGACCTTCATGAGGTGGTCCTTGGTGGCGTTGGCGTCCACTCCACCGGCGGTGGGCGCCCGCCGCTCCGGGCCGCCGCCGGCCGCCTGCCGGTCGCTCGGGCCCTTGCGGCCCTTGGACTCCCAGTGGTCGCCCACCTTCTCGAACTCGTGCTTCACCGCGGCGAAGGCGGTCCGGTGCGCCCGCTCCCCCTCGCCGTAGGTCTCCACCGCCGAGTCGTGCGTCTTCTCCCACGTGCGCTGGGCCTTCGCCGGGGAGCGCCGCAGCGTGCTGGGCAGTACCTCGCGCCCGGGCATCTCGTCCTCCTCCGTTTCGACGGTTCCGTGTGACCTGTATGAGTTCCCGGTCATCCAGGACACAAACCGCGCCCCGGCGGCGGCCGTTTGCGGTCTTCCGGGCCTGGGTACCGGCGGGCCAGGCAACGCCGGATGGACCGGTCATCCGGCGGCCGGGGCACAGGGAGCGGGCCATGACGACGACAGAGCCCGGCGCGGCACTCGGCGCACAGCGCGGCCTGCGGATGCCCCGCCGGGTACGCCAACTGAGCTGGCGGACCTGGCGCGGAGTGCTGGTACGCAGCGCCCGCAACTTCATCGCCGACAACTGCGCGGACTGGGCCGCGGCGCTGACCTACTACGGCGTGCTGGCGCTCTTCCCGTCCACCATCGTGGTGGTCTCCCTGGTCGGGCTGGTCTCCGACGGCGAGCGGACCGTCGACACCGTCCTCGACCTGGCTCGCGAGATCGGCGCCGGGTCGGTGGTGGCCAACGAGAGCTTCGTCGGCGTGGTCCGCGACGTGGTCGACAAGGAGAGTTCGGCCGGGGTGCTGCTGAGCTTCGGGTTGCTCGGCGCCCTCTGGTCGGCCTCCGGGTTCATCGGGGCGTTCACCCGCGCCTCGAACGCCATCTACGGGGTGACCGAGGGGCGGCCGGTGTGGAAGCTGCGCCCGCTGCAGATCGGCCTGGCCGGGGTGTCGCTGGTCCTGCTGGCCGTGGTGGC
This genomic window contains:
- a CDS encoding SRPBCC family protein → MIDAPPEQVWAVLADGWTYSDWVVGTVHVRDVDDDWPRVGSELHHRAGPWPFSLEDSSTVLGCEPPQRLTIRAGLWPAGEAIVAFTLEPLGDGATRVRIGEDFAAGPLRWVRNKLNDLVLHQRNKETLNRLADIATRQKADE
- a CDS encoding SDR family oxidoreductase yields the protein MTQTVVVTGASAGVGRAVARAYAARGARLALLARGAAGLAAAERDCRALGAADVRTHRVDVADAGAVQRAADDVVHRHGGIDVWVNNAMVSVFAPAWEITAAEFRRVTEVNYLGTVHGTLAALRHMRAHGRGAIVQVGSALAYRGIPLQSAYCAAKHAVQGFNDSLRAELLHDCPGVTLSMVQLPAINTPQFSWVRTRLPRHPQPVPPIFAPEVAARAILWAADHHPRELNVGGPTWRARLGDALLPGLLDRKLARDGYDSQQTGTPVDPATWRDNLDHPGDDERDRGAAGVFADRARGRSAALWVGTHKPAVSGLVLAAVGLALTGLARRRH
- a CDS encoding polyprenol monophosphomannose synthase, coding for MIEPVQLPSPWRDARLTVVVPTYNEAGNLPALVERLIALPLPGLKILVADDNSPDGTGEVADKLAIEHPERIEVVHRAGKEGLGRAYVDGIGRALDGGAEYVAQMDADLSHPPEALPGMLGALLSTQAGVVIGSRYVPGGELDENWPLYRRALSGWANLYVHTLLRVRIRDLTAGFKIWRADALRDIGLERVQSNGYSFQVEMHYLATKLGHTILEVPIRFEERRDGTSKMTTATKIESALMPFKLRSKHRHIER
- a CDS encoding phytoene desaturase family protein gives rise to the protein MSSTGAGSADAVVVGAGHNGLVAANMLADAGWDVLVLEATAAPGGAVRSAQVTAPGYLSDLYSSFYPLGYASPVLRRLDLQRYGLSWRNAPDVLAHLFPDNRAAVLNRDPEVTAASLEAFAPGDGKRWLNAYTDWLEVAEPMLDTITTPFPPVRGGLTLLRRLRVAGALRLARRLVVPVRKLGDELFDGAGGPALLAGCALHTDLSPEEAGSGVYGWLLAMLGQQVGWPVPAGGAQRITDALVDRLTERGGRILYGARVDRVLTARGRAMGVRTVGGSLWRARRAVLADVPAPALYLDLVGAAALPPRLVEDLAHFRWDGSTLKVDWALSAPVPWSNPAVATAGTVHLRTDLDGLTSYAAALARSELPRDPFLLVGQMSVAEPSHSPPGTESLWSYTHLPFRRHWRAEEIATQVERMEDVLEAAAPGFRSLIVGRHVAGPADLEAGDPSLVGGAVGGGTSAAYQQLFLRPIPGLGRADTPVDRLFLASASAHPGGGVHGAPGANAARAALARDRAGTGRLYAAVVDAAHRAVYH
- a CDS encoding aldehyde dehydrogenase family protein; translation: MYTVAQLIGGVWGAGGEGGELVVHDPADGTPVTTVPLATADEVGKAVEAARGVATEWATSDPAERAAALHRAADAVAAVADQLAEATTAEMGKPLADARGGVEAGIGTLRQYAELAPVRGGRTLHGGHHALDFMVPQPRGVVAAITPWNDPVAVSCGLLGAALVTGNVVLYKPSERTPATGWLLAKALDSALPAGVLSLLTGGPEVGAALAAQEVDVVAHVGSTATGRAIAAAAAGTGAKVLLENGGSDPLVVDADVDPVWAAGQAATGAFANAGQICVAVERVYVHRDVAEDFVEALVDRARALRTGPGRDPATELGPLVDRRHRDHVHGQVTAAVAEGARIRTGGTLPEGPGAFYPATVLADCRHDMAVVRDETFGPVVPVVVVDSFSEALRCAADSPYGLAATVLTGSMSHAQRAWRELPVGTVKVNAVFGGAPGGAAHPRRGSGHGFGYGPELLDEFTATKAVHIEAPGGGHW
- a CDS encoding ChaB family protein, which encodes MPGREVLPSTLRRSPAKAQRTWEKTHDSAVETYGEGERAHRTAFAAVKHEFEKVGDHWESKGRKGPSDRQAAGGGPERRAPTAGGVDANATKDHLMKVARKLDVPGRSSMTKPELVKAIEKANNRQTAKARESGRSRSR
- a CDS encoding YihY/virulence factor BrkB family protein, whose translation is MTTTEPGAALGAQRGLRMPRRVRQLSWRTWRGVLVRSARNFIADNCADWAAALTYYGVLALFPSTIVVVSLVGLVSDGERTVDTVLDLAREIGAGSVVANESFVGVVRDVVDKESSAGVLLSFGLLGALWSASGFIGAFTRASNAIYGVTEGRPVWKLRPLQIGLAGVSLVLLAVVATGLIVSGPVTDAVGDLVNAGGLARTVWSVSKWPLLAAIMMLLLSLLFWIAPNVRQPRFRWLTPGGAVALLSWALASFGFGLYVANFGSYDATYGSLGAVIAFLVWLYLSNSALMLGVQINAELQRGRALQAGDPDPAEPVLPPKQPAGT